A DNA window from Aminiphilus circumscriptus DSM 16581 contains the following coding sequences:
- a CDS encoding L-threonylcarbamoyladenylate synthase: MTIRFRLDPEKPDERALAVAGRVLRSGRLVAFPTETVYGLGANALSAEAVARIFVAKGRPADNPLIVHVASVEDVRQVARMDHRAEALFRRFAPGPLTLVLPAREDVPENVRASLPTVAVRIPAHPVALGLLRHCGCPVAAPSANSSGRPSPTTAEAVADDLGNAPAVLLDGGSTALGVESTVVDAVSETLTLLRPGGLPLEELEAVAGKVLLPETAQLLAHSPGTRHRHYAPTLPLFLWEEDGRVWTEVAALAQPEEIGYVGLREPPFPCGAMRRFPHEDAYAAGLFATLRDLEKCNLRILVADMPSSFRIGRALRDRLRRAAQLS, from the coding sequence ATGACAATCCGTTTTCGCCTCGATCCGGAAAAGCCCGACGAGCGCGCCCTCGCCGTGGCGGGCAGAGTGCTTCGGTCGGGGCGCCTCGTGGCCTTCCCTACGGAGACAGTCTACGGTCTCGGCGCGAATGCGCTTTCCGCGGAGGCGGTGGCGCGCATTTTCGTCGCCAAGGGAAGGCCCGCGGACAATCCGCTCATCGTTCACGTGGCATCCGTGGAGGATGTGCGGCAGGTGGCCCGCATGGACCATCGGGCGGAGGCCCTGTTCCGCAGATTCGCACCCGGACCTCTCACGCTGGTTCTTCCCGCACGGGAAGACGTTCCGGAGAATGTCCGTGCTTCGCTGCCCACCGTGGCGGTACGCATTCCCGCCCATCCCGTGGCCTTGGGACTCCTTCGGCATTGCGGATGCCCCGTGGCCGCTCCCAGTGCAAATTCGAGCGGCAGGCCGAGTCCCACCACGGCGGAAGCCGTTGCGGACGACCTCGGAAATGCTCCGGCGGTGCTTCTCGACGGTGGTTCCACGGCACTTGGAGTGGAATCGACCGTGGTGGACGCCGTTTCGGAGACACTCACTCTTCTCCGTCCCGGAGGCCTTCCCCTGGAGGAACTGGAAGCCGTCGCGGGGAAGGTTCTCCTCCCCGAAACCGCCCAGTTGCTCGCCCACTCCCCCGGGACGCGGCATCGGCATTACGCGCCGACGCTTCCTCTTTTTCTCTGGGAAGAGGACGGTCGGGTCTGGACGGAGGTTGCGGCTCTCGCGCAGCCGGAGGAGATCGGATACGTGGGACTGCGGGAACCTCCCTTTCCGTGTGGTGCCATGCGACGTTTTCCCCATGAGGATGCCTATGCGGCAGGCCTCTTTGCGACGCTTCGCGATCTGGAAAAATGTAATCTTCGGATCCTCGTGGCGGATATGCCCTCCTCTTTTCGCATTGGAAGAGCACTCCGAGATCGTCTTCGCCGGGCTGCGCAGCTTTCCTGA